Sequence from the Pelorhabdus rhamnosifermentans genome:
GTATATGAATACGTATTTGGTTCTGGATGGGTATTGCTTGATACAAGATTTTATACGATTACGCAGGATACCGACACATATGGTAATAAGCGAACCGGTGTTTATACTTATACGTTTAACTTTGATGACCGTACAGATGGGTATGATCGCGTTGATCCATTGAATATACGGATTTATTACGTTGCTCTTTCGGCTAGTGTCCAGTATACAGCTAAAGACGCAAATCCACGTGATATCATTTATGAAATCATGACTAATCAAACGTATGCTTGCAAATTCCCTGTCCCTTATATTTATGATTGGTCAGATTATTCTACTTACTGTAAGACAAATTCATTATTACTATCGCTCGCGCTTACTTCACAGTCGCAAGCTAAAGACACTATAGATAACTTGCTTGAAGCAACAAATTCAGAAATAATCTGGTCACAAGGTAAAGCAAAAATAATTCCTTATTATGATAATTTAACACCGATTTATAACATTGTTGACGATAAGCTTATTAATCAAGAAGATGATTCAATTGTTACAACTAGAACTTCGCAAGCTGATGTTTATAACTGCGTTCCGCTTGAATATTTAGATCGAGATAACGATTATAATACGGACGTTGTATACGCTACAGATTTAGGCGACGCTGATTTAAACGGAGTTTTGCAAATGTCAACTAAAACTCATCACGAAATTACAAGTAAGGCGGTGGCGCAAGCTGTAGCAGAAGTAATTAAACAAAAACAGCTTTATATTCGCAATCAACATGTTATAAAGTTAGGGCAAGAATTTATTTTGCTTGAACCAATGGACCCGGTTACTTTGACGCTCGAATTAGCAGGCCTTGGAATTACGGCACTACGAGTAGTTTCAATTAAAGAAAGTGGAACAGATTACACACTCGAAGTTACTTTAGAAGATAATCTAAGCGGCGTATGCTCTGCGCCGGAATATGAAACACAATCAGCAACTAGAACGACTGTAGATTATAATGCTGATCCTGGCAGTGTTAACGCACCAATTATATTTGATCCGCCTCCACAGTTAACAGGTGGGAATTTAGTTGCTTGGGTGGCGGCTAGTAGCAATAATAAATATTGGGGCGGCTGTAATGTTTGGGTTAGCGCAGACGGTAACACATATAAGCGTGTCGGACAAATAACGGCTCCTGCGCCAACTGGAATACTATCTACTGCATTACCAACTGGTACAAGTCCTGACACTACGAACACGCTTGCCGTAGATTTAACTGAATCTAACGGTCAGTTATCTAGCGGTACTCAGGATGATGCAACAAATTACAATACAATTTGTTACGTTGATGGTGAATTAGTCGCTTATGAAACGGCTAATTTGACAGCTGCTAGCAAATATAATTTGACTTACCTTGTCCGCGGTATTTACGGTACTTCGATTGCTTCACATGCCATAAATTCAAAATTTGCGAGGTTAAACGATGCAGTATTTAAATATCAATTTGTTGATGTAAATATAGGTCAAACAATATATGTAAAATTGACTTCATTTAATGTGTTTGGTCAAAAAGAGCAAACGTTGGATGAAGTTACGCCCTATACTCATACGCTGACTAACAACGGCAAAGGTAGCACAAACAGTTATACATTTACTCAATCTACTGCAAGCACCGTATGGACGATTACTCACAATTTGAATAAGCGTCCTTATGTTTCATGCATTGATACGAGTGGCAATTCTATTGAAGGGACTATAAGCTACACTTCACTAAATGCTTTGACTATTACTTTTTCAACTGCATTGGCTGGTTCAGCATATTTAACATAAGAAGGTGATTATTTGGCTGGGAAAAATTATTATACTGATATTGATATGCATAATAATAAAATTGATAATTTGCCTGACGCTACAGAAAACAAGCAACCGACAACATTACAGCAATTAAATGATAAAATTGCTGCCTTGGTCAACTCTGCCCCCGCTACACTGGATACTTTAAACGAGTTAGCTACAGCTTTAGGGGATGACCCAAATTTTGCAACTACCATAACAAACTTAATCGCTGCTAAAGCTCCTTTGGTTAGTCCTACAATAACAGGAAACCCGACAATTAACGGGGCTGAACCTGTTGTTACCACAGACCCTAGACTGACCGATTCTAGACCCCCTTTAGCGCATAAATCAACTCATGGTATCGGAGGAAATGATACACTGTTACCTAGCGATATTGGAGCAGCACCAACAGAAAATCCATCATTTACAGGAACAACAAAACTTGGTTGTACTCCGGGAACCGTTAATCTCAATAATTATCAACTTACATTGTATGGGAACAGCGACTATTTATCATTTTCATGGAATGATGGTGATGGAAATCGTAGAGAAATTGCATTTACTGCCCCAGCTGCAGGCGGTCAAAGAATATTTTAAAATAGATAATTATTATATGGGAGGAGGCAGTATATGGCAGATGCAACATTAACAATCAAGCAAGGTGAAGATTGGGATAAGTTGTTGACTATCCAATATTCAAATGGCTCATTATATGATTTATCAATTTACAGTGCTGCTTATATGCAAATAAAAGCTACTCCACAAGATACCAATCCCGTGGTAACTGTAACAACAGCATTATTACCATCTACTTCTCAAATTAAAATAAATTTAACCCACGAACAAACTTCTGCTATCCCTGCATGGGGAAAAACGAGCGACGATGTTACAAATTATGTTTCTGATATTTTTTTAGCAACTACGACAAATACAATAAAAAAACTATGTAGTTTAAATATTGAAGTTGAACCGGAGGTAACAAAAATATGAGC
This genomic interval carries:
- a CDS encoding phage tail protein; translation: MGGLFKSSSVSSTESRISSFNVTQSSYGAVINLVFGTTRVSGTLIDYDDYTAIAHTTTTTSGGKGGSVKSSNTTYTYTVAAAIALGEGKCTNIGKIWKGSSITDLGGEGMTLFNGSVGQSAWGYMLTNHPERALGYSGTAYVAGVLDLGDSASLQNYNFEYYGLCQNQQATPTTNLYQQYAFQKTITISNWSSNSGVYEYVFGSGWVLLDTRFYTITQDTDTYGNKRTGVYTYTFNFDDRTDGYDRVDPLNIRIYYVALSASVQYTAKDANPRDIIYEIMTNQTYACKFPVPYIYDWSDYSTYCKTNSLLLSLALTSQSQAKDTIDNLLEATNSEIIWSQGKAKIIPYYDNLTPIYNIVDDKLINQEDDSIVTTRTSQADVYNCVPLEYLDRDNDYNTDVVYATDLGDADLNGVLQMSTKTHHEITSKAVAQAVAEVIKQKQLYIRNQHVIKLGQEFILLEPMDPVTLTLELAGLGITALRVVSIKESGTDYTLEVTLEDNLSGVCSAPEYETQSATRTTVDYNADPGSVNAPIIFDPPPQLTGGNLVAWVAASSNNKYWGGCNVWVSADGNTYKRVGQITAPAPTGILSTALPTGTSPDTTNTLAVDLTESNGQLSSGTQDDATNYNTICYVDGELVAYETANLTAASKYNLTYLVRGIYGTSIASHAINSKFARLNDAVFKYQFVDVNIGQTIYVKLTSFNVFGQKEQTLDEVTPYTHTLTNNGKGSTNSYTFTQSTASTVWTITHNLNKRPYVSCIDTSGNSIEGTISYTSLNALTITFSTALAGSAYLT